Below is a genomic region from Caulobacter rhizosphaerae.
GGTGGTGGCGGTGACGCCTTCGTCGGCGGTGACGACGTCCAGCGTCTGGTCGGCGAACAGGGCGCCGAGGTTCAGCTGGTCGTTCGAACCCTGGACCGGGGCGGTCTGGCTAGTAGCGGTCCCGACGGCCAGAATCGCGCACATTGGGATCGCCGCGATCGTTCCAGCGAGACGGGTCTTCGCGGGTCTGCGCATTGTTGGTTCCCAGGTTGTTGTAGGCGGGCACGAAGGCCCCGGTCGCGCCGACGGTGTTGGCGGCGTAGGGGTCGAACTGCATGCAGCTTTGCGGCCCCGGCATGCCGTAGAGGTTGGCGCTCATCTCGATGGTGGCCCGCTCGATCAGCGATCGCACCGCCAGTTGCATCGGCTCCAGCGCGCCGCGGCCCGCCGAGATGTCGAAGATGTTGCCGTTCAGGAAGTCGAAGACCCCGGCGCTGATCTCGCGGCCGACCACCTGCTTCTGGTAGGAGATCACGTCGACCACCTCCAGCGTGCGGGTGTTGATCAGCCGCAGGTCCAGGGCGATGTTCATCACGAACACCCGGCGGCGGAAATTGCCCTTCAGCCCGTCGGTGTCCTTGTCGCCCACATAGGCGTCCACGCCCGCCGAGCGGATGTTGTAGTTCAGCTCGGTGATGCCGCCGGCCACGTAGAAGTCCGAACCCGGCACCTGGCCCGCCAGGATGCGACGGTACTCGGCCGGCACGTCGGCGCCCGGCTTGGGATTGTCGGAGATCAGCTTGTTGTTGGCGTACTTCAGCTCGTACTCCGACACCGAGGTGTCGAAGCGCTCGACCATCGGCATGCCGGCCTTGGCGAAGGCGGTCATGGCCAGCAGCGAGGCGCCCTGGGTGACCTTGCGGCCCGACCCGTCGGACTCCTCCTTGCCGGTGTAGTCGGCGATGCGGCCGATGGCGACGCGTGGCGCCACCACGTGGTTGGCGCGGGCGTACTGCGCCAGGCAAACCAGGCCCGCCGTGTAGGGCGTGGGGTTGGCGGTCACCGGCGCCCCGCCGATCGGAGTGGCGTAGTTGCCATCCATCATCGGCTTGGGGACGCCGCCGCAGGCGCTGAGCACGGCGCAGGCGCCGGCCAGCAGAAGGTTGAGGCGCTTACTGGCCATTTCCCGATTTCCCGACGTTCGTTCCGGCGCTGATATTGCCGTTGTTGATCTGGTTGGAGTTGACGATCACCGTGTTGTTGTTGCCCTGGGTGACGACCGTCAGATTGTTGCCGATCGCCGTGGAGCTCCCCCAGC
It encodes:
- the hfaB gene encoding holdfast anchoring protein HfaB, with amino-acid sequence MASKRLNLLLAGACAVLSACGGVPKPMMDGNYATPIGGAPVTANPTPYTAGLVCLAQYARANHVVAPRVAIGRIADYTGKEESDGSGRKVTQGASLLAMTAFAKAGMPMVERFDTSVSEYELKYANNKLISDNPKPGADVPAEYRRILAGQVPGSDFYVAGGITELNYNIRSAGVDAYVGDKDTDGLKGNFRRRVFVMNIALDLRLINTRTLEVVDVISYQKQVVGREISAGVFDFLNGNIFDISAGRGALEPMQLAVRSLIERATIEMSANLYGMPGPQSCMQFDPYAANTVGATGAFVPAYNNLGTNNAQTREDPSRWNDRGDPNVRDSGRRDRY